A region of Leclercia adecarboxylata DNA encodes the following proteins:
- the ivbL gene encoding ilvB operon leader peptide IvbL: protein MTSSMLTSTLLKTAHPAAVVVVRVVVVVGNAP from the coding sequence ATGACCTCTTCCATGCTGACCTCGACCCTACTAAAAACTGCGCACCCAGCCGCAGTGGTCGTCGTGCGTGTGGTGGTCGTCGTCGGCAATGCGCCGTAG
- the ilvB gene encoding acetolactate synthase large subunit has product MASSGTTSHKTRFTGAQLIVHLLERQGITTVAGIPGGTVLPLYDALSQSTQIRHVLARHEQGAGFIAQGMARTQGKPAVCMACSGPGATNLVTAIADARLDSIPLVCITGQVPASMIGTDAFQEVDTYGISIPITKHNYLVRDISELPQVISDAFRIAQSGRPGPVWIDIPKDVQTAEIEIDVLPEPGTRAPSPEFSADSVREAAAMINAAQRPVLYLGGGVIDAPDAVRSLAEKANLPTTMTLMALGMLPKAHPLSLGMLGMHGARSTNFILQEADLLIVLGARFDDRAIGKTEQFCPNAKIIHVDIDRAELGKIKQPHVAIQGDVNEVLAQLLPHIDATPRTAWREQVTGLQQEFPGAIPTEGDPLSHYGLINAVAACVDDSAIITTDVGQHQMWTAQAYPLNRPRQWLTSGGLGTMGFGLPAAVGAALANPDRKVICFSGDGSLMMNIQEMATAAENQLDVKIILMNNEALGLVHQQQSLFYKQGVFAATYPGTINFMQIAAGFGLYTCDLNAEADAQAALQEAISRPGPALIHVRIDPLQKVYPMVPPGAANTEMVGE; this is encoded by the coding sequence ATGGCAAGTTCGGGCACAACATCACACAAGACGCGTTTCACAGGCGCGCAGTTAATCGTTCATCTGCTGGAACGTCAGGGCATTACCACGGTTGCGGGTATTCCTGGCGGGACGGTACTCCCGCTGTATGACGCTTTAAGCCAGAGCACGCAGATCCGCCACGTGCTGGCGCGACACGAGCAGGGCGCAGGCTTTATCGCCCAGGGCATGGCGCGTACGCAGGGCAAACCGGCGGTCTGTATGGCCTGTAGCGGGCCAGGGGCCACCAATCTGGTGACCGCCATCGCCGATGCGCGCCTCGACTCCATCCCGTTAGTCTGCATTACCGGCCAGGTGCCCGCCTCGATGATCGGCACCGACGCATTTCAGGAAGTAGACACCTACGGCATCTCTATCCCCATCACCAAGCACAACTACTTAGTGCGTGATATCAGCGAATTACCGCAGGTTATCAGCGATGCGTTCCGCATCGCCCAGTCCGGTCGTCCGGGTCCGGTGTGGATAGACATTCCTAAGGATGTGCAGACCGCTGAAATTGAGATCGACGTGCTGCCTGAGCCGGGCACCCGCGCGCCATCGCCGGAATTCAGCGCTGACAGCGTGCGCGAAGCCGCAGCCATGATTAACGCCGCGCAGCGCCCGGTGCTCTATCTGGGCGGCGGGGTGATTGATGCGCCTGACGCGGTGCGCAGCCTGGCTGAAAAAGCGAATCTGCCGACCACCATGACCCTGATGGCGCTGGGCATGCTGCCAAAAGCGCACCCGCTGTCGCTGGGCATGCTCGGGATGCACGGCGCGCGCAGCACCAACTTTATTCTGCAGGAAGCCGATCTGCTGATCGTTCTCGGGGCGCGTTTTGATGACCGGGCGATTGGCAAAACCGAGCAGTTCTGCCCGAACGCCAAAATCATTCACGTGGATATCGACCGCGCGGAGCTGGGTAAAATCAAGCAGCCGCACGTCGCGATTCAGGGCGATGTTAACGAGGTGCTGGCGCAGCTGCTGCCGCACATTGACGCCACTCCGCGCACCGCGTGGCGTGAGCAGGTGACCGGCCTGCAGCAGGAGTTCCCGGGGGCCATCCCGACTGAAGGCGATCCACTCAGCCACTACGGGCTGATTAACGCCGTAGCCGCCTGCGTGGACGACAGCGCCATCATCACCACCGACGTGGGCCAGCATCAGATGTGGACCGCCCAGGCCTATCCGCTGAACCGTCCGCGCCAGTGGCTGACCTCCGGCGGTCTGGGCACCATGGGCTTTGGCCTGCCTGCGGCGGTGGGTGCGGCGCTGGCGAACCCGGATCGCAAGGTGATCTGCTTCTCCGGCGACGGCAGCCTGATGATGAACATTCAGGAGATGGCCACCGCGGCGGAAAACCAGCTGGATGTGAAAATCATCCTGATGAATAACGAGGCGCTGGGCCTGGTGCATCAGCAGCAGAGCCTGTTCTACAAGCAGGGGGTGTTTGCCGCCACCTATCCGGGCACGATCAACTTTATGCAGATTGCCGCCGGGTTTGGCCTTTACACCTGCGATCTGAACGCCGAAGCGGATGCGCAGGCCGCGCTGCAGGAGGCGATTTCACGTCCGGGCCCGGCCCTGATCCACGTGCGTATCGATCCACTACAAAAAGTTTATCCGATGGTACCGCCGGGTGCGGCCAATACAGAAATGGTGGGGGAATAA
- the ilvN gene encoding acetolactate synthase small subunit codes for MQKQNDNVILELTVRNHPGVMTHVCGLFARRAFNVEGILCLPIQGSEHSRIWLLVNDDQRLEQMMAQIDKLEDVVKVVRNQSDPTMFNKIAVFFE; via the coding sequence ATGCAGAAGCAAAATGATAACGTCATTCTGGAACTCACCGTCCGCAACCACCCTGGCGTCATGACCCACGTCTGCGGGCTGTTTGCCCGCCGGGCGTTCAACGTGGAAGGCATTCTTTGTTTGCCCATTCAGGGCAGCGAGCACAGTCGCATCTGGCTGCTGGTGAATGACGATCAGCGTCTGGAGCAGATGATGGCGCAGATCGACAAGCTGGAAGACGTGGTGAAAGTGGTGCGTAACCAGTCCGATCCGACCATGTTTAACAAAATTGCGGTGTTCTTCGAGTAA
- a CDS encoding DeoR family transcriptional regulator yields METKQKERIRRLVELLKKTDRIHLKDAARMLEVSVMTIRRDLSPDNHDTVLPLTLLGGYIVMVNKPATAPTAPVMRSQTHHPDDLPIAILAAGMVAENDLVFFDNGPEMPLVISMIPDDITFTGICYSHRVFMALNEKPNATAILCGGTYRAKSDAFYDTSNPSVLDSLNPRKVFISASGVHEHYGVTWFNLDDLATKRKAIQHGIRKILLARYALFDEVAPASIGPLSAFDVLISDRPLPADYPAHCRNGFVKIITPDAAGE; encoded by the coding sequence ATGGAGACGAAGCAAAAAGAACGAATCCGGCGTCTGGTTGAGCTGTTAAAGAAAACCGACCGCATTCACCTGAAAGATGCCGCCCGGATGCTGGAAGTCTCCGTCATGACCATCCGACGCGATCTCAGCCCGGACAACCATGATACCGTCCTGCCCCTCACCCTGCTGGGCGGCTATATCGTGATGGTCAATAAACCGGCCACCGCCCCCACAGCACCCGTGATGCGCAGCCAGACGCATCATCCCGACGACCTGCCGATCGCCATTCTGGCGGCCGGCATGGTGGCGGAAAACGATTTAGTGTTTTTCGATAATGGCCCGGAAATGCCGCTGGTCATCAGCATGATCCCCGACGACATCACCTTTACCGGCATCTGCTATTCCCATCGCGTGTTTATGGCGCTCAATGAGAAACCGAACGCCACCGCGATCCTGTGCGGCGGCACCTACCGGGCAAAAAGCGATGCGTTTTACGACACCAGCAACCCGTCGGTGCTGGACTCCCTCAACCCGCGCAAGGTGTTTATCTCGGCCAGCGGCGTGCATGAGCACTACGGCGTGACCTGGTTTAACCTTGACGACCTGGCCACCAAGCGCAAAGCCATTCAGCACGGTATCCGTAAGATCCTGCTGGCCCGCTACGCCCTGTTTGATGAAGTGGCGCCCGCCAGCATCGGGCCGCTGTCGGCGTTTGACGTGCTGATCAGCGACCGCCCGCTTCCGGCAGACTATCCGGCCCACTGCCGGAACGGTTTTGTGAAGATTATTACCCCGGACGCCGCCGGGGAGTAA
- the rbsK gene encoding ribokinase, translated as MDIAVIGSNMVDLITYINQMPKEGETLEAPAFKIGCGGKGANQAVAAAKLNSKVMMLTKVGDDIFADNTIRNLESWGINTTYVEKVPCTSSGVAPIFVNANSSNSILIVKGANKFLSPEDIDRAADDLKKCQLIVLQLEVQLETVYHAIEFGKKHGIQVLLNPAPALRELDMSYACKCDFFVPNETELEILTGMPVNTYENICLAARSLVDKGLNNIIVTMGEKGALWLTRDKEVVVPAFKVNAVDTSGAGDAFIGCFAHYYVQSGNVEAAMKKAALFAAFSVTGKGTQSSYPSIEQFNEFLALNE; from the coding sequence ATGGATATCGCGGTTATCGGCTCCAACATGGTGGATCTCATCACCTACATTAATCAGATGCCGAAAGAGGGCGAAACCCTCGAAGCCCCGGCCTTTAAGATTGGCTGTGGCGGCAAAGGGGCGAATCAGGCGGTGGCAGCGGCCAAGCTCAACTCAAAAGTGATGATGCTCACCAAAGTCGGTGACGATATCTTTGCCGATAACACCATCCGTAACCTGGAATCCTGGGGCATCAATACCACCTATGTGGAAAAAGTGCCGTGCACCAGCAGCGGCGTGGCGCCCATCTTTGTGAACGCCAACTCCAGCAACAGCATTCTGATTGTGAAGGGTGCCAATAAATTCCTCTCGCCGGAAGATATCGACCGCGCGGCAGACGATCTGAAAAAGTGTCAGCTTATTGTCCTGCAGCTCGAAGTGCAGCTTGAGACGGTTTATCACGCCATTGAGTTTGGTAAAAAGCACGGTATTCAGGTTTTATTAAATCCGGCCCCGGCGCTGCGTGAATTAGACATGTCCTACGCCTGTAAATGTGATTTCTTTGTGCCGAATGAAACCGAGCTGGAAATTCTGACCGGTATGCCGGTAAACACTTACGAGAATATTTGCCTGGCTGCCCGCTCGCTGGTGGATAAAGGGCTGAACAATATTATCGTCACCATGGGTGAAAAAGGGGCGCTGTGGCTCACCCGTGATAAAGAAGTCGTGGTCCCGGCCTTTAAAGTGAATGCCGTTGACACCAGCGGAGCGGGCGATGCCTTTATTGGCTGCTTTGCCCACTATTACGTCCAGAGCGGCAACGTCGAAGCCGCCATGAAAAAAGCCGCTCTCTTTGCCGCGTTCAGCGTCACCGGGAAAGGTACTCAGTCGTCTTACCCCAGCATTGAACAATTCAATGAGTTCCTGGCATTGAACGAATAA
- the fucP gene encoding L-fucose:H+ symporter permease has protein sequence MNDKNIIQMPDGYLNKTPLFQFILLSCLFPLWGCAAALNDILITQFKSVFALSNFASALVQSAFYGGYFLIAIPASLVIKKTSYKVAILIGLTLYIVGCTLFFPASHMATYTMFLAAIFAIAIGLSFLETAANTYSSMIGPKAYATLRLNVSQTFYPIGAAAGILLGKYLVFSEGDSLEKQMAGMNAEQIHNFKILMLENTLEPYRYMIMVLVVVMVLFLLTRFPTCKVAQTAEHKRPSAMDTLRYLATNARFRRGIVAQFLYVGMQVAVWSFTIRLALELGDINERDASNFMVYSFACFFIGKFVANILMTRFNPAKVLIMYSVIGALFLAYVALAPSFSAVYVAVLVSILFGPCWATIYAGTLDTVDNEHTEMAGAVIVMAIVGAAVVPAVQGYVADLFHSLQASFLVSMLCFVYVGFYFWRESKVRRELTEATAS, from the coding sequence ATGAACGATAAAAACATCATTCAGATGCCTGACGGCTATCTGAATAAAACCCCTCTGTTCCAGTTTATTTTGTTATCCTGCTTATTCCCGTTATGGGGATGCGCTGCTGCTTTAAATGATATTTTAATTACGCAATTTAAAAGCGTCTTTGCACTGAGTAATTTTGCTTCAGCGCTGGTGCAAAGCGCGTTTTATGGCGGCTATTTCCTTATTGCTATTCCTGCCTCTCTGGTCATTAAAAAGACCAGCTATAAAGTGGCGATCTTAATCGGCTTAACGCTTTATATTGTGGGCTGCACGCTCTTTTTCCCCGCCTCGCACATGGCAACCTACACCATGTTCCTGGCGGCGATATTTGCCATCGCTATCGGTCTGAGCTTCCTCGAAACGGCGGCTAACACCTATAGCTCGATGATCGGCCCGAAAGCCTACGCCACGCTGCGCCTGAACGTCAGCCAGACCTTCTACCCGATTGGCGCTGCCGCCGGCATCCTGCTGGGTAAATATCTGGTCTTCTCCGAAGGCGACAGCCTGGAAAAACAGATGGCGGGCATGAACGCCGAGCAGATCCACAACTTTAAGATTTTGATGCTGGAGAACACCCTGGAGCCCTACAGGTACATGATTATGGTCCTGGTGGTGGTGATGGTTCTGTTCCTGTTAACCCGCTTTCCGACCTGCAAAGTGGCACAAACCGCGGAGCATAAACGCCCGTCGGCGATGGATACCCTGCGCTACCTCGCCACCAATGCCCGCTTCCGTCGCGGTATTGTGGCGCAGTTCCTCTATGTGGGCATGCAGGTGGCGGTGTGGTCGTTCACCATCCGTCTGGCGCTGGAGCTGGGCGATATCAACGAGCGCGACGCCTCTAACTTCATGGTCTACAGCTTTGCCTGCTTCTTCATCGGCAAGTTTGTCGCCAACATTCTGATGACCCGCTTTAACCCGGCGAAGGTGCTGATCATGTACTCGGTGATCGGCGCGCTGTTCCTGGCTTACGTGGCGCTGGCCCCGAGCTTCAGCGCGGTCTATGTCGCGGTGCTGGTGAGCATTCTCTTCGGGCCATGCTGGGCAACCATCTACGCCGGTACCCTTGATACCGTGGACAACGAGCATACCGAAATGGCCGGGGCGGTGATCGTGATGGCGATTGTCGGCGCGGCGGTAGTGCCAGCGGTTCAGGGCTACGTGGCCGATCTGTTCCACTCCCTGCAGGCCTCGTTCCTGGTATCAATGCTGTGCTTTGTTTATGTGGGCTTCTACTTCTGGCGTGAGAGCAAAGTGCGCCGCGAGCTGACCGAAGCCACCGCTTCCTGA
- a CDS encoding aldose 1-epimerase family protein: MTQLPLWRALFTEQPRTLLQNDDFTVTAFRYASGVEGLRVQNRRGHLVILPWLGQMIWDAEFDGHDLTMRNMFSQPKAAKEVVETYGCFAFHSGLLANGCPSPEDSHPLHGEMPCAPMDEAWLVLTDDSLTVTGRYEYVMGFGHHYQAQPAVTLRKDSALFDIAMSVTNLASVPMPLQYMCHMNYAYVAGATFSQNVPDEAIALRESVPAHVKPTEQWLAFNQRLQQGEASLKALDEPHYYDPEIVFFADRLDRYTAQPEFRMTAPDGVTFVTRFASAELNYATRWILYNSDQQVAAFVLPATCRPEGFLAARRSGSLIELAPAETRRFTVTTGIL, from the coding sequence ATGACGCAACTTCCCCTGTGGCGCGCGCTCTTTACCGAACAGCCGCGCACCCTGCTGCAAAACGATGACTTCACGGTAACGGCGTTTCGCTACGCCAGCGGCGTGGAGGGGCTGCGGGTGCAAAACCGCCGTGGACATCTGGTGATCCTGCCCTGGCTGGGGCAGATGATCTGGGATGCGGAGTTCGACGGTCACGACCTGACGATGCGCAATATGTTCAGCCAGCCCAAAGCGGCAAAAGAGGTGGTCGAAACCTATGGCTGCTTCGCCTTCCACTCTGGCCTGCTGGCAAACGGCTGCCCGTCGCCGGAGGACAGCCATCCGCTGCACGGCGAAATGCCCTGTGCGCCCATGGATGAAGCCTGGCTGGTGCTGACCGACGACAGCCTGACGGTGACCGGGCGCTATGAGTATGTGATGGGATTTGGTCATCACTACCAGGCGCAGCCCGCCGTCACGCTGCGCAAGGACAGCGCTCTGTTCGATATCGCCATGTCGGTAACCAACCTGGCGTCGGTGCCGATGCCGCTCCAGTACATGTGCCACATGAACTATGCCTACGTGGCGGGGGCGACCTTCAGCCAGAACGTGCCGGATGAGGCGATCGCGCTGCGGGAGTCGGTTCCGGCACACGTGAAGCCCACAGAACAGTGGCTGGCGTTCAATCAGCGTTTGCAGCAGGGCGAAGCCTCCCTGAAGGCGCTGGACGAGCCGCACTATTACGATCCGGAAATCGTCTTTTTTGCCGACAGGCTCGATCGCTACACCGCACAACCGGAGTTTCGCATGACCGCCCCGGATGGCGTCACGTTCGTGACCCGCTTTGCCAGCGCGGAGTTGAATTACGCCACCCGCTGGATCCTCTACAACAGCGACCAGCAGGTGGCGGCCTTTGTGCTTCCCGCCACCTGTCGCCCGGAAGGGTTCCTCGCGGCCCGGCGCAGCGGCAGCCTTATTGAACTGGCTCCGGCTGAAACCCGCCGTTTTACGGTGACAACCGGGATCCTCTGA
- a CDS encoding alpha/beta fold hydrolase: MLTRRLSCLALLVALASPAMAADTPAYGEKLEGFDYAWPVKHFTFTSQNQSLDMAYLDVKPEKANGRTVVLMHGKNFCAGTWDATIRALTASGYRVVAPDQIGFCKSTKPERYQYTFQQLADNTHALLKELGIDRVTVIGHSTGGMLATRYALMWPQQVEQLVMVNPIGLEDWKARGVPHITVDQWYQRELKTSADGIRQYEKNTYYAGEWKPEYERWVTMLAGLNNGPGKERVAWNSALLYDMIYTQPVIYEFSELKMPVLLMIGTKDNTAIGKDLAPPEIRKTLGNYAVLGKETAKRIPQATLVEFNDMGHAPQMQDPSRFHEALLKGLQTR; the protein is encoded by the coding sequence ATGTTGACCCGACGATTGTCCTGCCTGGCGCTGCTGGTGGCGCTTGCCTCACCCGCGATGGCTGCGGATACCCCCGCCTACGGCGAGAAGCTGGAAGGTTTTGACTACGCCTGGCCGGTGAAACACTTCACCTTTACCTCGCAAAACCAGTCTCTGGATATGGCTTATCTGGACGTGAAGCCGGAAAAAGCCAACGGCCGCACCGTAGTGCTGATGCACGGTAAAAACTTCTGCGCCGGTACCTGGGATGCCACCATCCGGGCCCTTACCGCCAGCGGCTACCGCGTGGTGGCTCCCGATCAGATCGGTTTTTGCAAATCCACCAAGCCCGAGCGGTATCAGTACACTTTCCAGCAGTTGGCGGATAACACCCATGCCTTGCTGAAAGAGCTGGGTATCGATCGTGTCACCGTCATCGGGCACTCCACTGGCGGCATGCTGGCCACCCGCTATGCGCTGATGTGGCCGCAGCAGGTAGAGCAACTGGTGATGGTCAACCCGATTGGCCTTGAGGACTGGAAGGCGCGCGGCGTGCCGCATATCACCGTTGACCAGTGGTATCAGCGCGAGCTGAAAACCAGCGCCGACGGCATCCGCCAGTACGAGAAAAACACCTACTACGCCGGGGAGTGGAAGCCGGAATATGAACGCTGGGTCACTATGCTCGCCGGGCTGAATAACGGGCCGGGCAAAGAGCGCGTGGCCTGGAACTCGGCGCTGCTCTACGACATGATCTACACCCAGCCGGTTATCTATGAATTCAGCGAGCTGAAGATGCCGGTGTTATTGATGATCGGCACGAAGGACAATACCGCCATCGGAAAAGATCTCGCCCCGCCTGAGATCCGCAAAACCCTTGGCAACTACGCGGTGCTGGGCAAAGAGACGGCGAAGCGGATCCCACAGGCCACGCTTGTCGAGTTTAACGATATGGGTCACGCCCCGCAGATGCAGGATCCTTCGCGTTTCCATGAGGCGCTGCTGAAGGGGCTTCAGACGCGCTGA
- a CDS encoding DUF1198 domain-containing protein yields the protein MVWIMLATLAVVFMVGFRVMTSGSRRAIRRLSERLGITPVPLESMIDQFGKSAGNEFIRYLERPDEAHLQNAAQVLLIWQVCIVDSSENNLLTWYRLLRKARLAAPITDAQVRLALGFMREMEPDPYDLNAFQLRYNQLFLPEEGVFFLH from the coding sequence ATGGTCTGGATAATGCTGGCTACGCTTGCCGTGGTGTTTATGGTGGGCTTTCGCGTAATGACGTCGGGTTCCCGGCGCGCCATTCGTCGTCTCAGCGAACGTCTGGGGATCACCCCTGTGCCGCTGGAGTCGATGATCGACCAGTTTGGCAAAAGCGCCGGCAATGAGTTTATCCGCTACCTTGAACGCCCCGACGAAGCGCATCTGCAAAATGCCGCCCAGGTGCTGCTGATCTGGCAGGTGTGCATTGTCGACAGCAGCGAAAATAATCTTCTTACCTGGTATCGCCTGCTGCGCAAGGCGCGTCTCGCCGCGCCCATCACCGATGCCCAGGTTCGCCTGGCGCTCGGCTTTATGCGCGAAATGGAGCCCGATCCGTACGACCTTAACGCCTTCCAGCTGCGCTATAACCAGCTCTTCCTGCCGGAAGAGGGGGTCTTTTTCCTGCACTGA
- a CDS encoding SRPBCC domain-containing protein: protein MKQSAIIWPQDFLPGTTDNFASNEIIVAGLTAQAVWDQLNDTSRWPGYYSNAEDIRFHDGSGPALSANARFRFTTFGFPVEAQITEYVPPVAGQAARIAWHGWVEGDANSRLDVIHAWLFEDLPGNRVRILTQESQKGVPAQELARTVPNPMINGHQEWIVGLAKAARG from the coding sequence ATGAAACAATCAGCCATTATCTGGCCGCAGGACTTCCTGCCAGGCACGACCGACAACTTTGCATCCAACGAAATCATCGTCGCCGGGCTGACCGCCCAGGCAGTCTGGGATCAGCTCAATGACACCTCCCGGTGGCCGGGATACTACAGCAATGCCGAAGACATTCGCTTTCACGACGGCAGCGGCCCGGCGTTAAGCGCCAACGCCCGCTTTCGCTTCACTACCTTTGGCTTCCCGGTAGAAGCGCAGATCACTGAATACGTGCCGCCGGTGGCAGGGCAGGCCGCGCGTATTGCCTGGCACGGCTGGGTGGAAGGGGATGCGAATTCGCGCCTCGACGTTATCCACGCCTGGCTGTTTGAAGACTTGCCCGGCAACCGGGTACGCATCCTGACCCAGGAGTCGCAGAAAGGCGTTCCGGCGCAGGAGTTGGCGCGCACCGTGCCGAATCCGATGATCAACGGCCATCAGGAGTGGATTGTCGGGCTGGCGAAGGCGGCGCGAGGGTAA